One Rhizoctonia solani chromosome 3, complete sequence genomic region harbors:
- a CDS encoding Retrotransposable element Tf2 protein, with amino-acid sequence MATRPQSSARPQSPLDQGELGPTLPAAATEPTDLEPEVYGEISLSRAISLILGLQNQVLRLEQELEETKEAAKEARDWMGAVDQALTRIKARGGAPHTPEDWKPPAVEATPRPLPKTNTFPAPSAPLVAWAVPSKAPPAFAQPTPVRAPPRVHTPPPPSPICLRSPQVPQPAAPVAAYQTPVKVDHPDAYTGKIGNKARQWLTRMLAWVRLNQRMFPTDQEVLSFLLMNMKDVAGAWAHPHLDQLGSHRALIRLVDDFRTEFLAAFGNPDATQAAERQITHLTQTGTCAEYITKFRTIAMDLDWNDAALCGQFARGLHWEVSRLIATQERRPTTLLELQNAALVIDNALREERASHPPKGNKSGTSTTTPNRGASTGQQATRPGRLSSDPNFVSKEERNRCRAEGLCIKCGKAGHKFAECRTGWKATPKEEGVKKEAAKIGKEISPLFTISIKPEKQADPLEVLIDSGATSLFLHPHTAELLRLPLIDLPQPRTVTMLDGSSPQAGKIWKKAHLTFLFDGKRMTETFLICNTGSHAAILGIKWLEAHNPEIDWNSRTLSFPHTPPDHAAIAEEEEADKNPLEGVPPEYHQYAKVFGEEEFNKLPPHRHYNIAIELTEEGPLNSPLYSMTDAESATLKDWLRDKLKAGKIRPSKLSISSPVMFVPKKDGSRRLVVDYRCLNNRTKKNVYPLPRPDDLMAQLRGAKVFTKLDLRWGYNNVRVKEGDEWKTAFCTKYGLYESLVMTFGLTNAPAAFQHFMNELFKDLLDVCVIIYLDDILIYSKDDASHTQHVHEVLRRLLENQLFCKASKCTFHVTSVEYLGIIVSDKGFSLDKLKIQAVQEWPIPTKVKEVQSFLGFANFLRRFVANFSHVARPLHNLVKKDTPWKWEEKEQAAFQGLKDAITNAPVLCHANPAKPYFLETDASGAALGAILSQRQEDGRLHPLGFLSESFKGAEQNYNTHNKELLAIICSFEYWRIFLEGTSHPITVFTDHRNLEYWKEWHLLLAGYNFQIVYRPGKQLGKPDALSRRSDHANIPPADQTMLPDPVFANVALVTPEKELQRQIKASLDQDESLEEILQFLQNESKAPPSIKQAFKDYQMEAGLLFYQGRIVVPDTGTLRTDLLHIFHDSPLARHPGRQRTLELVSRNYYWPGIRADTYWHVDSCETCQRIRKPKYASIPLQPLELPSRPWQHISYDMIVDLPKDGAYDSILVIVDSFTKYVILVECSKKLKAPKLADLFLQHVWKKYGMPEKTISDQGRVFNNKFLKALYKRLGIDPHFSSAYHLQSNGQTERVNPTVEHFLRAFSGINQKDWVRWLPMAEFAYNNAVHSSTGKSPFKALHGWEPSLTPSNIPTDVPEADDIASQMESQWREIEAALWQSKTRMTAGETGEPISFEEGEEVWLDARNVKLKTLSAKLTEQRLGPFKITEKISDRAYRLELPPSMRIHNVFYVGLLSKVKRDNKRAFENRPPPVTVDGEEEYKVEGITDMENRDGKWFFRVKWKGYGSEENTWEPRENLKNAKKILKKFEKEMKEKALGAAKALRGGAVL; translated from the exons atggcaacccgtcCCCAGAGCTCCGCTCgtccccaatcccctcttgatcaaggagagctgggacccactcttccggcaGCCGCCACTGAGCCAACAGACCttgaaccagaggtctatggggaaatctccctcagccgagcaatctcccttatcctgggattgcaaaaccaagtcctccggCTCGAGCAGGAACTCgaggaaaccaaggaagcagcAAAAGAAGCccgagactggatgggagcagttgaccaagccctcactcgcatcaaggctaggggtggagccccccacacaccagaagactggaaacctccggcagtcgaggccacgcccaggcccctacccaaaaccaacacttttccagcgcctagtgcgcccctcgtCGCCTGGGCCGTCCCCTCCAAAGCTCCCCCCGCCTTTGCACAACCAACTCCCGTCCGGGCCCCCCCGCGagtccatactccccctccgcctTCGCCTATCTGCCTCCGATCCCCtcaagtcccacaaccagcggcccctgtagccgctTATCAAACCCCTGTTAAGgtagaccaccctgacgcctatacagggaaaatagggaacaaagcccgccaatggctcacacggatgttggcatgggtacgtctgaACCAaaggatgttcccaaccgaCCAGGAGGTCCtgtcattcctcctgatgaatatgaaggacgtGGCAGGGGcatgggcccatccccatcttgaccaactagggtcccacagggccctaaTCCGATTGGTCGACGACTTCAggacggagttcttggctgcattcGGCAACCCGGATGCCACGCAAGCCGCTGagcggcaaatcacccacctcactcagacaggcacctgtgctgagtatatcacaaagttcagaaccattgctatggacctggactggaatgacgccgccctttgtgggcaattcgcacgtggcctccactgggaggtcagccgcctcatcgCCACCCAAGAACGgcgcccaaccaccctcctggagctgcagaacgcggccctggtcattgataacgccctccgtgaggagcgcgccagccacccgcctaagggtaataagtctggtaCCTCCACTActacccccaataggggggcaagtaccggccaacaggccacaagaccagggcgcctctccagcgaccccaactttgtctccaaggaggagcgcAACCGctgcagggctgaaggcctctgcatcaaatgcggtaagGCAGGCCataaatttgcggaatgccgcactggctggaaagccacacccaaggaggaaggtgtcaagaaggaagccgccaagattggcaaaga aatctccccactcttcacaatttcaattaagccagagaaacaagcggacccactagaagtcctgatagattcaggcgctacATCATTGTTCCTTCACCCTCACACTGCAgaactactccgcctacccctaatagacctccctCAACCCCGTACCgtaactatgctcgatgggtcaagcccccaggctgggaagatttggaagaaggcccacctAACTTTCCTATTTGATGGTAAACGAATGACagaaaccttcctgatttgcaacaCCGGATCACACGCCGCCATCCTAGGAATCAAATGGTTAGAGGCACACAACcctgaaattgattggaactcccgtaccctctccttcccccacactCCACCAGATCACGCTGCTATTgccgaggaggaggaagctgataaaaatccccttgaaggagtaccccctgaataccatcaatacgcaaaggtatttggggaagaagaattcaacaagcttcccccgcacaggcattacaacattgccATCGAACTCACGGAGGAAGGCCCACTTAATTCCCCGTtgtacagcatgactgatgccgaGTCTGCCacgctcaaggactggctcagggacaaactcaaggctggaaaaatccgccccagtaaatTGTCAATTAGctccccagtcatgtttgttcccaaaaaggatggctcccgtcgccttgtagttgactaccgttgcctcaataaccggacTAAGAAAAATGTGTACCCATTACCCCgtcctgatgacctcatggcccagctccgcggcgccaaggtatttACCAAACTAGACTTACgatggggttataacaatgtccgggtcaaggaaggtgacgagtggaaaacggctttctgcaccaagtacggcctatacgaatccctggtaatgacttttggtttaacaaacgcccccgctgcctttcaacacttcatgaacgaattgttcaaggacctactggatgtatgcgtcatcatatacctagatgacatcctgatttattccaaggatgacgcatcccacactcaACACGTCCATGAAGTTTTACGGCGCTTATTAgaaaaccaactgttctgtaaAGCCTCGAAATGcacattccacgtcacttccgtggaatacttgggaatcattgtgtcggataagggtttcagtctggataagcttaaaatccaggcagtacaggaatggcctaTTCCTACCAAGGTTAAGGAGGTCcaatccttccttgggtttgccaatttcctccgcCGATTTGTCGCAAACTTTAGCCACGTAGCACGACCTTTGCATAACCTGGTAAAGAAGGACAcaccatggaaatgggaggaaaaggaacaagCCGCCTTCCAAGGATTGAAAGACGccattaccaacgccccggtcCTCTGTCATGCCAACCCGGCCAAGCCCTACTTTTTGGAAACGGACGCCTCCGGCGCAGCCTTAGGTgctatactcagccaacggcaggaagacggccgcctACATCCTCTTGGCTTCCTATCCGAGTCGTTCAAGGGGGCTGAGCAAAACTACAATacacacaataaggagctcctagcaatcatttgctcctttgagtactggcgcatattTCTGGAAGGCACCTCTCACCCTATCACTGTCTTTACAGACCACCgtaacctggaatattggaaaga atggcacctGCTACTAGCTGGGTATAATTTCCAGATAGTCTATCGACCCGGGAAGCAATTGGGAAAGCCGGATGCCCTCTCACGTCGCTCGGACCACGCCAATATTCCACCTGCGGATCAAACCATGCTTCCGGACcccgtatttgccaacgtcgCCCTTGTAACTCCAGAGAAAGAACTACAACGTCAAATCAAAGCATCCTTGGATCAGGacgaatccctggaggaaatactccAATTCCTACAGAACGAGTCAAAGGCCCCGCCTTCCATCAAACAAGCCTTCAAAGATTACCAAATGGAGGCGGGCCTACTCTTCTATCAGGGAAGGATTGTGGTACCAGATACTGGGACTCTACGGACAGATCTACTCCACATATTTCACGACAGCCCTCTGGCCAGACACCCGGGTAGACAACGAACATTGGAACTAGTCTCTAGgaactactattggcccgGAATCCGCGCAGACACTTACTGGCACGTAGATTCCTGTGAAACTTGCCAACGAATCCGCAAACCAAAGTACGCCTCCATTCCTCTGCAACCATTAGAACTACCGTCCCGTCCCTGGCAACACATATCCTACGACATGATTGTTGATCTACCCAAGGACGGAGCTTACGACTCTAtactggtcattgtggacagtttcaccaaatacgtaatactggtggaatgttccaagaagttAAAGGCCCCCAAATTGGCAGATCTCTTTCTACAACATGTCTGGAAGAAATATGGAATGCCTGAAAAGACAATATCCGATcaaggaagggtcttcaataacaaattcctcaaAGCGTTGTACAAACGattaggaatagacccccacttctcctcagcctaccacctgCAGAGCAATGGTCAAACGGAACGGGTAAACCCCACGGTCGAGCACTTCCTAAGGGCTTTTTCAGGGATTAACCAGAAGGACTGGGTCAGATGGTTACctatggcggaatttgcgtACAATAACGCAGTACACAGTAGTACCGGCAAATCTCCGTTCAAAGCGCTacatggatgggaaccctcACTCACTCCAAGCAATATCCCTACCGACGTCCCTGAGGCGGATGACATAGCCTCCCAGATGGAATctcaatggcgggaaatagaggcagcactctggcaatcaaagacgcgcatgacagccggagaaacaggagaaccaaTCAGTTTtgaagaaggggaagaagtctggctggacgccagGAACGTGAAGCTGAAAACCCTGAGTGCCAAGTTAACGGAACAACGGCTAGGCCCTTTCAAAATAActgaaaaaatctccgaccgtgcataccgcctagaactcccaccatccatgagaatccacaacgtcttctacgtgggaCTGCTGTCAAAGGTAAAAAGGGACAATAAACGCGCATTTGAAAACCGGCCGCCCCCggtcaccgtggacggggaggaggaatacaaagtagaaggGATCACGGACATGGAAAATAGggacggaaaatggttttttagggttaaatggaaaggctatggatcagaggaaaatacctgggaaccaagggaaaacctcaaaaacgccaagaaaatcctgaaaaaattcgaaaaggaaatgaaggaaaaggccctcggcgccgccaaggcccttagagggggggcagtgttgtag
- a CDS encoding Retrotransposable element Tf2 protein, which yields MFVPKKDGSHRLVVNYHCLNNRTKKNVYPLPCPDDLMAQLHGAKVFTKLDLQWGYNNMQVKEGDKWKTAFQTKYGLYESLVMTFGLTNAPASFQHFMNNLFKDLLDVCVIIYLDDILIYSKDDASHTQHVHEVLRHLMENQLFCKASKCTFHITLVEYLGIIVSDKGFSLDKLKIQAVQEWPTPTKVKELQSFLGFANFLRWFVANFSHMARLLHNLVKKDTPWKWGTREQESFQGLKDAITNAPVLCHANPAKPYFLETNASGAALESFKGAKQNYNTHDKELLAIIRLFEYWHIFLEGTEHPITVFTDHQNLEYWKESRTFNCCHARWHLLLAGYNFQIVYRPGKQLGKPDALSRRSDHANIPPANQTMLPNPVFANVALVTPEKELQRQIKAALDQDKSLEEILQFLQNESKAPLSIKKAFKDYQMEAGLLFYQGRIMVPDIGTLRMELLRIFHDSPLAGHPGQQRTLELVSRNYYWPGICADTYWHVNSCKTCQWIRKPKYAPIPPQPLELPTCPWQHMSYNMIVDLPKDGSNNSILVIVDSFTKYIILVECSKKLRAPELADLFLHHVWKQYGMPEKTVSDQGRVFNNKFLKALYQRLGIDPHFSLAYHPQSNGQTEQVNSTVKHFLQAYLGINQKDWVKWLPMAEFAYNNAVHSSTGKSPFKALYGWEPSLTPSNVPTDVPEADDLATQMEAQWREIEAALWQSKTRMTAGETGEPISFEIREEAWLDTKNIKLKTLSPKLTEQRLAFKNRPPPVTVDREEEYKVKGIMDAEEQNGNWFFRVKWKGYGLEENMWEPWENLKNAGKILKKYKEDMKKKALGTAKALRGGAVL from the exons atgtttgtacctaaaaaggatggttcccacCGTTTGGTTGTCAACTACCATTGCCTCAATAACCgcaccaagaaaaacgtctacccgtTACCCTgcccagatgacctcatggcccagctccatgGCGCCAAGGTTTTCACTAAGCTAGATCTACAATGGGGGTACAACAACATGCAagttaaggaaggtgacaaatggaaaaccgcgttccaaaccaagtacggcctttatgagtccctggtcatgacctttggcttaacaAATGCTCCTGCCtccttccagcacttcatgaacaacctgttcaaAGAcctactggatgtatgcgtcatcatttatcttgatgacatcctaatctactcaaaagatgacgcatcccacacccaACATGTTCATGAAGTTCTACGGCATTTGATGGAAAACCAGCTGTTTTGCAAGGCTTCCAAGTGCACCTTCCACATCACCTTGGTGGAATACTTAGGGATCATAGTATCAGATAAGGGCttcagtctggataagctcaagatccaggctgtCCAGGAgtggcccacgcccaccaAGGTTAAAGAACTTCAGTCCTTCCTTggttttgccaacttcctccgctggtttgttgccaacttcagtcacatggccaggctGTTGCACAACCTGGTGAAGAAGGACACGCCATGGAAATGGGGTACTAGGGAGCAGGAATCCTTCCAAGGCCTAAAGGACGCCATCACAAACGCCCCAGTACTCTGTCACGCCAACCCTGCCAAACCATATTTCCTTGAGACCAACGCATCAGGGGCAGCCCTGG aatcattcaaaggtgccaaacagaactacaacacccatgataaggaactcTTGGCAATCATTAGGTTGTTTGAATACTGGCacatattcttggaagggaCGGAACACCCAATTACggtcttcacagatcatcagaacttggagtattggaaggagtctagaaccttcaattgttgccatgccagatggcacctactactaGCCGGGTATaatttccaaattgtctaccgcccagggaaacagttggGAAAGCCAGATGCACTCTCACGCCGTTCAGACCATGCCAATATACCTCCTGCCAACCAAACAATGCTCCCCAaccctgtatttgccaatgttgcTCTAGTAACGCCAGAGAAAGAACTCCAACGCCAGATCAAGGCAGCCTTAGATCAGGACAAATCTctggaggaaatactccaattcctccagaatgAGTCAAAGGCACCCCTGTCTATCAAAAAGGCCTTCAAGGATTATCAAATGGAAGCCGGGTTGTTGTTTTACCAAGGGCGTATCATGGTCCCTGACATTGGTACACTAAGGATGGAATTACTCCGCATCTTCCATGATAGCCCCCTGGCAGGTCACCCAGGGCAACAGCGGACTCTAGAATTGGTCTCtaggaactactactggcctggaaTCTGTGCAGACACGTATTGGCACGTTAACTCTTGCAAAACTTGTCAATGGATCAGAAAACCAAAGTACGCGCCTATACCGCCTCAACCCCTAGAGTTACCAACATGCCCCTGGCAACACAtgtcttacaacatgatagtagacctaccCAAAGATGGAAGCAACAATTCTAttctggtcattgtggacagTTTCACCAAATACATCATACTGGTggaatgctccaaaaaactCAGGGCACCAGAACTAGCGGACCTATTCCTACATCACGTGTGGAAGCAATACGGCATGCCAGAAaaaacagtctcagaccAAGGAAgagtcttcaacaacaagttcctgaAGGCACTCTACCAACGCCTAGGGatagaccctcacttctccttggcttaccacccccaaagcaacggccaaacagagcaAGTCAATTCCACAGTCAAACACTTCCTGCAGGCCTACTTGGGAATCAATCAGAaggactgggtcaagtggttacctatggcggaatttgcctacaacaacgcagtacacAGTAGCACTGGCAAATCACCCTTCAAAGCGctatatggatgggaaccatCCCTGACCCCAAGCAAcgtcccaacagatgtcccagaagcggATGACCTGGCAACCCAAATGGAGGcgcaatggcgggaaatagaagCGGCACTttggcaatcaaagacacgcatgaCAGCCGGAGAGACAGGAGAACCCATCAGCTTTGAAATCAGAgaagaggcctggctagacACCAAAAACATCAAGCTAAAAACCCtaagtcccaagctaacggaacaacgcctgG CCTTCAAAAACCGCCCACCACCTGTCACTGTGgacagagaagaagaatacaaagtcaAAGGTATAATGGATGCAGAAGAACAAAACGGAAATTGGTTctttagggtaaaatggaaaggttatggGTTGGAAGAAAACATGTGGGAACCTTGGGAAAACCTGAAAAACGCAGGAAAAATTTTGAAGAAGTACAAGGAAgatatgaagaagaaggcccttggcactgccaaggcccttagagggggggcagtgttgtag